In Streptomyces canus, one DNA window encodes the following:
- a CDS encoding IS1380 family transposase, whose protein sequence is MKKRIGSYPCVRTEGGGRGVVSQAGGVLLVETIRKTGLDRAISAALAPWRKSRAVHDPGKVLLDVALAVALGGDCLADVGMLRAEPAVFGPVASDPTVSRLIDTLAASGEKALTAIRTARSEVRCRVWKLARDGAPDAGGQVTVDLDGVLVIAHSDKQDAAPTWKKTYGHHPLMGFVDHGSGGTGEPVASLLRAGNAGSNTAADHIEAARLALAQLPTKYRRGRQTLIRCDSAGGTHEFVAWIAQRGRWLSYSVGMVITEAIHQHVLKIPASAWTPAVETGGEVRDGAWVAELTGDLLEGWPKGMRLIVRKERPHPGAQLRITDADGMRITCFATNTAGRPIAELELRHRLRARAEDRIRAARATGLRNLPLHDTAQNKVWLEIVQIALDLLAWMPMLALTGQTRLWEPRRLRFRLFSAAAQLVTTGRRRILRLAAHWPWTNEITDALARLTLLPNPG, encoded by the coding sequence GTGAAGAAGCGTATCGGGTCCTACCCGTGTGTCCGTACCGAAGGTGGTGGTCGCGGGGTGGTCTCCCAGGCCGGCGGTGTGCTGCTGGTGGAGACGATCCGCAAGACTGGCCTGGACAGGGCGATATCGGCGGCGTTGGCGCCGTGGCGCAAGTCGCGGGCGGTGCATGATCCGGGCAAGGTCCTGCTGGATGTGGCGCTGGCGGTCGCGCTGGGCGGGGACTGCCTGGCAGATGTGGGCATGCTTCGGGCCGAGCCAGCCGTGTTCGGGCCGGTCGCCTCCGACCCGACAGTCTCCCGCCTGATCGACACCCTTGCCGCCTCGGGCGAGAAGGCACTGACCGCAATCCGCACAGCCCGGTCCGAAGTCCGTTGCCGGGTCTGGAAGTTGGCCCGCGACGGGGCTCCGGACGCTGGTGGGCAGGTGACCGTGGATCTGGACGGAGTGCTGGTCATCGCCCACTCGGACAAGCAGGACGCCGCCCCGACCTGGAAGAAGACCTACGGTCACCACCCGCTGATGGGTTTCGTCGATCACGGCTCCGGTGGCACCGGTGAACCTGTCGCGTCCCTTCTCAGGGCGGGCAACGCGGGCTCGAACACGGCCGCCGACCACATCGAGGCCGCCCGCCTCGCCCTCGCTCAGCTGCCCACGAAGTACCGGCGGGGGCGACAGACCTTGATCCGCTGCGATTCCGCGGGCGGCACCCACGAGTTCGTCGCCTGGATCGCCCAGCGCGGGCGCTGGCTGTCCTACTCGGTCGGCATGGTGATCACCGAAGCCATTCACCAGCACGTCCTGAAGATCCCGGCATCGGCATGGACGCCGGCCGTCGAGACCGGCGGCGAGGTCCGCGACGGGGCCTGGGTCGCCGAGCTCACCGGCGACCTGCTTGAGGGCTGGCCGAAGGGCATGCGGCTGATCGTCCGCAAGGAACGGCCGCATCCCGGGGCCCAGTTGAGGATCACCGATGCGGACGGCATGCGGATCACCTGCTTTGCTACCAACACCGCCGGCCGTCCCATCGCCGAACTCGAGCTCCGTCACCGGCTGCGGGCCCGGGCCGAGGACCGTATCCGAGCTGCCCGCGCGACGGGCCTGCGCAATCTGCCCCTGCACGACACCGCGCAGAACAAGGTGTGGCTGGAGATCGTCCAGATCGCACTCGACCTGCTGGCCTGGATGCCCATGCTCGCCCTGACCGGCCAGACCCGTCTCTGGGAACCCCGCCGCCTCCGCTTCCGCCTGTTCTCCGCAGCCGCCCAGCTCGTCACCACCGGCCGGCGCCGCATCCTCCGCCTCGCGGCCCACTGGCCCTGGACCAACGAGATCACAGACGCCCTCGCACGGCTCACACTCCTGCCGAACCCCGGCTGA
- a CDS encoding caspase family protein: MANRALLVGIDEYEVPGNQLNSCVNDTYAFRDLLEKTSFLDIDAEVRMLHDEDATLANVRDGLDWLLSDTSADDRCVFFQSSHGYRYQPEDRPGTFVEVLVCHDRGQYLADTELVERSGQAAPGAFTVVIDACHSGGMNKDYFDPQQRFRTTRAKVFIPPTAMVAAQAKSIAGAEAPSLKLFGRSATRTMTKLLSGSTPGSKGFKAQPEVEVNAILLTACTARQTAAAGSDDTDGLSAFTYALTQGMDSSATVSDLIERAAGSLASRFHVAGRPVGDQKRGECS; encoded by the coding sequence ATGGCAAACCGCGCATTGTTGGTCGGCATCGACGAATACGAGGTTCCCGGAAACCAGCTGAATAGCTGCGTCAACGACACGTACGCATTTCGGGATCTACTGGAGAAAACGTCCTTTCTGGACATCGACGCTGAGGTCCGCATGCTGCACGACGAGGACGCGACGCTGGCGAACGTCCGCGACGGCCTCGACTGGCTCCTGTCAGACACCAGCGCCGACGACCGCTGCGTCTTCTTCCAGTCCTCTCACGGGTACCGGTACCAGCCCGAAGACCGGCCGGGGACCTTCGTCGAAGTCCTGGTTTGCCACGACCGCGGCCAGTACCTCGCGGACACGGAACTGGTCGAACGCAGCGGGCAGGCAGCCCCGGGGGCCTTCACCGTAGTCATCGATGCCTGCCACTCGGGAGGCATGAACAAGGACTACTTCGACCCGCAGCAGCGCTTCAGGACCACCCGGGCAAAGGTCTTCATACCCCCAACCGCAATGGTCGCGGCACAGGCCAAGTCGATCGCCGGAGCCGAGGCTCCCTCGCTAAAGCTCTTCGGCCGGTCGGCTACCCGCACCATGACCAAGCTGCTCTCCGGTTCGACACCCGGCTCGAAAGGCTTCAAGGCCCAGCCCGAGGTCGAAGTCAACGCAATCTTGTTGACGGCCTGCACAGCCCGCCAGACGGCAGCGGCAGGCAGCGACGACACCGATGGACTCTCGGCGTTCACCTACGCACTCACTCAGGGGATGGACTCGTCCGCCACGGTCAGCGACCTGATCGAGCGTGCCGCCGGGAGCCTAGCCTCGCGCTTTCACGTGGCAGGGCGTCCGGTAGGTGATCAGAAACGCGGAGAGTGCTCCTGA
- a CDS encoding transposase domain-containing protein, translating to MKTAVEDNVSDRIAVRLLVHTFPPDLVDDVVAECGRAELRSRRLPARTVVYFVLAICLFCHRSYGQVMQLLTESMTWADRGSGATLPPSPTTAAMSRARARLGPEPLAALFTETALRGSAARPGCDRYGSWRVLKADAATVGVPDTPDNRARYDIATPFAGPAVSPCAALPRARVAVLAESGSGTITRAAVGSPATTAGPALARELFTGVSPGDLVIADCGAADLDLMHVVSAAGADLLWRVKAGAPLFGGGPSLTAPTSAALMTLSALVALRCG from the coding sequence GTGAAAACCGCCGTCGAGGACAATGTGTCCGACCGGATCGCGGTCCGACTGCTCGTACACACCTTCCCGCCGGACCTCGTGGACGACGTGGTGGCAGAGTGCGGACGAGCCGAACTGCGCAGCCGTCGCCTTCCCGCCCGTACGGTCGTGTACTTCGTCCTGGCCATATGTCTCTTCTGTCATCGCAGTTACGGGCAGGTGATGCAGTTGCTGACCGAGTCGATGACCTGGGCCGACCGTGGCAGTGGTGCGACTCTGCCACCGTCCCCGACGACGGCCGCGATGTCCCGGGCCAGGGCACGACTTGGCCCCGAGCCCCTTGCCGCGCTATTCACGGAGACCGCCCTGCGAGGCAGTGCCGCGCGCCCGGGATGCGACCGCTACGGCAGTTGGCGGGTCCTCAAGGCGGACGCCGCTACGGTGGGTGTGCCCGATACCCCCGACAACCGGGCGCGGTATGACATCGCGACGCCGTTCGCCGGGCCTGCGGTGTCCCCGTGTGCGGCACTTCCGCGGGCCAGGGTCGCCGTACTCGCAGAGTCTGGCAGCGGCACCATCACGAGGGCTGCCGTGGGCTCCCCGGCCACGACCGCCGGCCCCGCGCTGGCCCGGGAGCTGTTCACCGGGGTGTCTCCCGGGGACCTGGTCATCGCTGATTGTGGCGCTGCCGACCTAGATCTCATGCACGTGGTAAGCGCCGCGGGAGCGGATCTGTTGTGGCGGGTCAAGGCCGGAGCGCCATTGTTCGGGGGAGGCCCCTCCCTGACAGCTCCTACCTCAGCGGCGTTGATGACTCTCTCGGCCCTGGTCGCACTCAGGTGCGGGTGA
- a CDS encoding acyl-CoA dehydrogenase family protein, which translates to MDLQPTEEHLAVAELTRAIGLDVLAPAARKAEEERAVPDDVWRTLVDTGLTMPLSEELGGGGIPDTVTQMIAIENLAYGDPGLTMAALWGGAPALLLSRHGSPEQTAGLARLSEDPKARSAVALYEGYGRGPEDFTTTISTAPDGTVRVKGRKVAVAFAETADPLIVVGRDADTGALRASLVPVSGPAGVTVEESVRS; encoded by the coding sequence ATGGATCTACAGCCCACTGAAGAGCATCTCGCCGTCGCCGAACTCACCCGCGCCATCGGACTCGACGTTCTGGCCCCCGCAGCGCGGAAGGCGGAGGAGGAACGAGCCGTACCGGACGACGTGTGGCGGACCCTGGTGGACACCGGTCTGACCATGCCGCTGTCGGAGGAACTCGGCGGCGGGGGGATTCCGGACACAGTGACGCAGATGATCGCCATCGAGAACCTGGCGTACGGCGATCCCGGTCTCACGATGGCGGCCTTGTGGGGTGGCGCTCCCGCGCTGCTGCTGTCCCGTCACGGTTCGCCGGAGCAGACCGCCGGCCTTGCCCGCCTGAGCGAGGACCCCAAGGCCCGCAGCGCCGTCGCCCTCTACGAGGGATACGGGCGTGGCCCCGAGGACTTCACCACCACCATCAGCACCGCGCCCGACGGAACCGTGCGCGTCAAGGGCCGCAAGGTCGCCGTAGCGTTCGCCGAGACGGCCGACCCCCTGATCGTGGTGGGCCGCGACGCGGACACCGGGGCGCTGCGCGCCTCGCTCGTACCCGTCTCGGGTCCGGCCGGTGTCACCGTTGAGGAGTCGGTTCGAAGCTGA